A genomic stretch from Roseiconus lacunae includes:
- a CDS encoding PEP-CTERM sorting domain-containing protein (PEP-CTERM proteins occur, often in large numbers, in the proteomes of bacteria that also encode an exosortase, a predicted intramembrane cysteine proteinase. The presence of a PEP-CTERM domain at a protein's C-terminus predicts cleavage within the sorting domain, followed by covalent anchoring to some some component of the (usually Gram-negative) cell surface. Many PEP-CTERM proteins exhibit an unusual sequence composition that includes large numbers of potential glycosylation sites. Expression of one such protein has been shown restore the ability of a bacterium to form floc, a type of biofilm.) has translation MCRYIPIVCCVILFGVNVDVGSHSLSAAETFTLQLRADGDSRWFDFRAHTFAELSAPAYEQRDGTTGELIEDWAPRRDGMYSLADEGVASHPAGDPQAGQTDLSQFDSATFSPSAYAEQTGRYDEETGDVFLAGDDGSETTFSNSYSVEYDDSSLIGSGMEVAGIVGFQLDFVNDVADDDPIFGYISGPYVSTASNAWGSVTLLDGQVMSIDGGADVNFNYNVFGLADELNYDGTIAFSGDQWNLNVVDEDDLNGFGLYGLGWDVHGNVSNVSAIPEPSSLAFLVGLASSVMFRRRRSRFVSFID, from the coding sequence ATGTGTCGATATATTCCTATCGTTTGCTGTGTCATCCTATTCGGTGTCAATGTCGATGTGGGTAGCCATTCGCTATCGGCGGCGGAAACGTTTACCCTGCAGTTACGCGCTGACGGCGACAGCCGCTGGTTTGATTTCCGAGCCCACACGTTCGCAGAGTTAAGTGCTCCCGCGTATGAGCAGCGTGACGGAACGACTGGAGAGTTGATCGAAGACTGGGCGCCTCGACGTGACGGTATGTACTCCCTGGCGGACGAAGGTGTCGCGTCCCATCCGGCTGGTGACCCGCAGGCCGGTCAAACGGACCTTAGCCAGTTTGACTCTGCAACGTTTTCTCCATCTGCGTACGCAGAACAAACGGGCCGATACGACGAAGAAACCGGGGATGTTTTTCTTGCCGGTGATGATGGCTCAGAGACCACGTTCTCCAACAGCTATTCCGTCGAGTATGACGATTCGAGCCTGATCGGCAGTGGAATGGAGGTTGCCGGAATCGTTGGGTTTCAATTGGATTTCGTGAATGATGTTGCGGACGATGATCCAATCTTCGGCTACATCAGCGGTCCATACGTCTCGACCGCTTCGAATGCTTGGGGATCGGTCACGCTACTCGATGGCCAGGTCATGTCGATCGATGGTGGCGCCGACGTCAACTTTAACTACAACGTTTTTGGTTTGGCAGATGAACTCAACTACGATGGCACCATCGCATTCTCTGGCGATCAATGGAATCTAAATGTTGTTGACGAAGATGATCTGAACGGCTTTGGACTCTACGGCTTGGGATGGGATGTTCATGGCAACGTAAGCAACGTATCAGCCATCCCGGAACCCTCGTCGCTCGCCTTCCTGGTGGGACTGGCAAGTTCGGTAATGTTTCGCCGCCGACGAAGCCGATTTGTATCATTCATCGATTGA
- a CDS encoding arylsulfatase — translation MFHLNNVLIQSSIARSTAAQIVLMLMAGTLVAETSTENPRPNIVFIMTDDQGYWDTGATGNADIDTVHIDRLAKQGTQLRRYYAAPVCAPTRAGIMTGRYYLRTGLYNTRLGGDSMGLGEITLPQLLQQAGYRTGLFGKWHLGKYPDYQPQNRGFDEFFGHYHGHLERYHFPDQVYHNGTPVEARGYVTNLFTDAAIDFIEATRQQGIQPFFCALMYNAPHSPFLLETSHYQQPEGDKLLSKYLARGLAMREARIYALIERVDDNLGRLLASIEQQGIERETIVVFTSDNGGVSKHFKAGLNGNKASVYEGGVRPPCFVRWPGKIHAGRAVDALTSHVDWLPTFCELAGVEPPGDRPIDGKSMVKLLTENSATQHHRFVYHTWDRYHPNPDSRWAISDGTWKLLAQVRTGAKATRSQWRLFNVDDDPGETSNLAKRYPDQVDRLRTEFVRWFDDVTEGQQYRPIAIPIDDQAIRIGPSWGEIEGANIESIFDGYDWDTIEGWSQPGERVRFRVEVKTPGRYQVKLGYGCKPTDAGGKLLIIAGQQTPQPQSLEHTVRQTATADQFGIFDVGSIQLNADVTAIDIVVKECEGTELMRLNHLTLVPIASERVLNLP, via the coding sequence ATGTTTCACCTGAACAACGTTTTAATTCAGTCGTCGATTGCGAGGTCAACCGCCGCTCAGATCGTCTTGATGTTGATGGCCGGAACACTTGTCGCGGAAACATCGACCGAGAACCCGCGTCCGAATATTGTTTTCATCATGACCGATGACCAGGGCTATTGGGACACCGGCGCGACCGGAAATGCGGACATCGATACCGTGCACATCGATCGCCTTGCCAAACAAGGAACGCAGCTCCGGCGGTATTATGCGGCGCCGGTGTGTGCACCCACGCGAGCCGGCATCATGACCGGACGCTACTACTTGCGAACCGGTTTGTACAACACACGGCTCGGCGGCGATTCGATGGGCTTAGGTGAAATCACGCTGCCTCAATTGTTGCAACAGGCGGGCTATCGAACGGGGCTGTTCGGGAAATGGCATCTCGGTAAATACCCCGACTACCAGCCACAAAATCGAGGTTTCGACGAGTTCTTTGGACACTATCACGGTCACCTGGAACGCTATCACTTTCCCGATCAGGTTTATCACAACGGCACACCGGTCGAGGCGCGAGGTTACGTCACGAATCTCTTCACCGACGCGGCGATCGACTTTATCGAAGCGACGCGGCAGCAGGGAATTCAGCCGTTCTTTTGTGCCTTGATGTACAACGCGCCGCATTCCCCGTTCCTGCTCGAGACCTCTCATTACCAGCAACCCGAAGGCGACAAGCTGTTGTCGAAGTACCTCGCGCGCGGGTTGGCGATGCGGGAAGCAAGGATCTACGCGTTGATCGAACGCGTGGACGACAACCTTGGCCGACTGCTGGCATCGATCGAACAGCAGGGGATCGAACGCGAAACCATCGTCGTCTTTACCAGCGACAACGGTGGTGTTAGCAAGCACTTCAAAGCAGGCTTGAACGGTAACAAGGCGAGTGTTTACGAAGGTGGTGTGCGGCCGCCATGTTTTGTTCGTTGGCCCGGAAAGATCCATGCCGGTCGTGCCGTCGACGCGCTGACCTCGCACGTGGATTGGTTGCCGACTTTTTGTGAACTCGCCGGGGTCGAACCGCCCGGTGATCGGCCGATTGATGGAAAGAGCATGGTCAAACTGTTGACCGAAAATTCAGCTACCCAGCATCATCGGTTTGTCTATCACACTTGGGATCGGTACCACCCCAACCCCGATTCACGCTGGGCGATTTCCGACGGCACGTGGAAGTTGCTCGCCCAGGTTCGGACCGGTGCAAAAGCGACTCGCAGCCAGTGGAGACTGTTCAACGTCGACGATGATCCTGGCGAAACGAGCAATCTAGCCAAACGCTACCCCGATCAGGTCGATCGATTGCGAACCGAATTCGTTCGCTGGTTCGACGACGTGACCGAAGGCCAGCAGTACCGGCCAATCGCCATACCGATTGACGATCAAGCGATTCGAATCGGTCCCAGTTGGGGCGAAATCGAAGGCGCTAACATCGAATCCATTTTCGACGGATACGACTGGGACACGATCGAGGGCTGGAGCCAGCCCGGCGAACGCGTGCGTTTTCGAGTCGAAGTCAAAACACCAGGACGCTACCAGGTCAAACTCGGTTACGGATGCAAGCCAACCGATGCCGGCGGCAAGCTTTTGATCATCGCGGGGCAGCAAACGCCACAGCCGCAATCTCTGGAGCACACGGTCCGGCAGACCGCGACGGCGGATCAATTCGGAATTTTCGACGTCGGTTCAATTCAACTGAACGCCGACGTGACCGCAATCGACATCGTCGTGAAAGAATGCGAAGGCACCGAGTTGATGCGGCTCAACCACCTGACGCTTGTTCCGATCGCTTCGGAACGTGTTCTGAATTTGCCCTGA
- a CDS encoding PepSY-associated TM helix domain-containing protein: protein MVKNRHLDARLKRWFWAWHFWIGLVASPVLVVLAVTGAIYIFKSELEIWWYADQVAAETELMTPSGTSIAVQPVVDQVMESLGDQYSAYGMEIETGSGRAPAVLAMSDDGKHDLVRRHFDPADGRLMGEIPSNHFFDFVLDLHRRLMLGTIGRVLVELTTGWTIVVVLMGIVIWWPRSWKQASGVFWPRLRAKRYVQLRDLHSVGGVWAGILIVLISLTGLLFSIVWGSSFHATAFVTGQYDAALSPPQSVSSPDRDHLDADRILKIARKLEIPTGRMSVDFARTETDSIKITAGHKYGAQSTRLVILDRASGDVLSDHSLSSLPPMAVYTQIAYPLHIGTIGGLPTKILWLIASLILVALPFLGIAMWWTRRKPGASGAPNRPAINRPWWVTGAVIVLGISLPVVGISMIAITIIDSLIQRFRQRPIIPDSKG, encoded by the coding sequence ATGGTTAAGAATCGGCATTTGGACGCCCGTTTGAAACGTTGGTTTTGGGCATGGCATTTCTGGATCGGGCTTGTCGCTAGTCCGGTCTTGGTTGTGCTAGCAGTGACCGGGGCGATCTACATCTTCAAGTCCGAGCTTGAGATTTGGTGGTACGCTGACCAAGTCGCGGCGGAAACCGAATTGATGACGCCCTCTGGGACTTCGATCGCGGTTCAACCCGTGGTCGACCAAGTCATGGAGTCGCTGGGTGACCAGTATTCCGCCTACGGAATGGAGATCGAAACGGGATCTGGTCGTGCGCCCGCGGTTTTGGCGATGAGCGACGATGGCAAACACGATCTGGTACGCCGTCACTTCGATCCGGCCGACGGCCGGTTGATGGGCGAGATTCCATCCAATCACTTTTTTGATTTCGTTCTCGATTTGCACCGGCGGCTAATGCTCGGGACCATCGGACGTGTCTTGGTTGAACTGACGACTGGCTGGACGATCGTCGTGGTCTTGATGGGGATCGTAATCTGGTGGCCTCGGTCATGGAAACAGGCGAGCGGAGTCTTTTGGCCTCGACTTCGCGCAAAACGCTATGTTCAACTGCGTGACTTGCATAGCGTTGGTGGCGTCTGGGCAGGAATCTTGATCGTATTGATCTCGCTCACCGGGCTTTTGTTTTCGATTGTCTGGGGCAGCAGCTTTCACGCGACTGCGTTTGTTACGGGGCAGTATGATGCTGCGTTATCACCACCTCAATCGGTAAGCTCGCCCGATCGCGATCACTTGGATGCCGATCGGATCTTGAAGATCGCCCGGAAACTTGAAATCCCGACCGGCCGCATGTCAGTCGACTTTGCGCGTACCGAAACCGACTCGATCAAGATCACCGCAGGTCACAAGTACGGTGCACAATCGACGCGCCTCGTGATCCTCGACCGAGCAAGCGGTGATGTGCTGAGCGATCATTCTTTATCGAGCTTGCCGCCGATGGCCGTTTACACGCAAATCGCTTATCCGCTGCACATTGGCACGATCGGAGGTCTGCCGACGAAGATACTTTGGTTGATTGCTTCGCTGATTTTGGTGGCCCTACCGTTTCTTGGGATCGCAATGTGGTGGACCCGTCGAAAACCGGGGGCTTCTGGTGCTCCGAATCGTCCCGCAATCAATCGACCGTGGTGGGTGACCGGCGCCGTGATTGTGTTGGGCATTAGCCTTCCCGTCGTGGGCATTTCGATGATTGCAATCACGATCATCGATTCCTTGATTCAACGCTTTCGTCAGAGGCCAATCATTCCTGATTCCAAGGGTTGA
- a CDS encoding PEP-CTERM sorting domain-containing protein (PEP-CTERM proteins occur, often in large numbers, in the proteomes of bacteria that also encode an exosortase, a predicted intramembrane cysteine proteinase. The presence of a PEP-CTERM domain at a protein's C-terminus predicts cleavage within the sorting domain, followed by covalent anchoring to some some component of the (usually Gram-negative) cell surface. Many PEP-CTERM proteins exhibit an unusual sequence composition that includes large numbers of potential glycosylation sites. Expression of one such protein has been shown restore the ability of a bacterium to form floc, a type of biofilm.) yields the protein MRSVFVATCFCLFGGSNTHAAIVTIQGIADPDTAYYERGSDAFFRMDLVDPPPRETQQRFHSIADPSVTFGSLAFDGFPNDERFRFGTLTYDDSSVIGGNGMAQITDVNLGITADPLNPSYINFGRWTDVVTTIDAFSGTISFIGGAVSSIDLTTTGSLFIPTTGVEATGGFNISGDRFDGNFVSTVGFGSPVEYDLQGTITAIPEPSSIALLGVLGCVSMMRSQRKQ from the coding sequence ATGCGTTCTGTCTTTGTCGCCACTTGTTTTTGTCTATTCGGTGGCTCCAATACCCATGCGGCGATTGTCACGATCCAAGGAATCGCCGATCCAGATACGGCTTATTATGAACGGGGATCCGACGCGTTCTTTCGCATGGACTTAGTCGACCCTCCACCGCGCGAGACGCAGCAGCGATTTCATTCCATTGCTGACCCTAGCGTGACGTTTGGAAGCCTCGCCTTTGATGGTTTCCCAAATGATGAACGGTTTCGCTTTGGGACACTGACTTACGATGACAGTTCGGTTATCGGGGGCAACGGCATGGCACAAATCACCGATGTCAATCTTGGCATCACCGCCGACCCGCTCAATCCTAGCTACATTAATTTCGGTCGTTGGACCGATGTGGTCACGACGATCGATGCGTTTTCGGGGACAATCAGTTTCATTGGGGGGGCGGTGTCTAGCATCGACCTGACCACCACAGGCAGTCTGTTTATCCCGACCACAGGCGTGGAGGCAACGGGAGGCTTTAACATTTCCGGCGATCGTTTCGATGGCAACTTCGTGTCCACCGTCGGATTTGGAAGTCCCGTCGAGTATGACTTGCAAGGCACGATCACTGCGATACCCGAACCTTCATCAATTGCCCTGCTCGGAGTTCTGGGTTGTGTTTCCATGATGCGATCTCAAAGGAAGCAGTAA
- a CDS encoding PEP-CTERM sorting domain-containing protein: MIKNAGKSSALLSVVFVLQLAVNTVRAETTVSLASTMDPTSHLYDEHPFLFAYYEVGRPWNGSQVEDGAFDATNGFAETGGGIDIWPRETAFQVGSFFYDETSIVGSGIETTMITGLDTSGFWTHDPNGDGINPAGPSVESDLSDYGLSQYFNTDVLITFGGLDANDTVTFTDGVLSSIDLNVLTTMSFYGVDYDGTFGVSGNQLSYQIDDTEQIFGFDGRIVANMTGTVNAISAVPEPSSLAFLGFVGFGYVVTRRRVRAYG; encoded by the coding sequence ATGATCAAGAACGCCGGAAAATCGAGTGCATTGCTGTCAGTCGTATTCGTTTTACAGCTTGCGGTGAACACGGTTCGTGCAGAGACGACCGTGAGTCTCGCTAGCACGATGGATCCGACGAGCCATCTATATGATGAGCACCCTTTTTTATTCGCCTACTACGAGGTGGGGCGTCCTTGGAACGGAAGCCAGGTGGAAGACGGAGCATTTGATGCGACGAACGGTTTTGCTGAAACTGGAGGCGGAATCGATATTTGGCCGCGTGAGACGGCGTTTCAGGTTGGGAGTTTCTTTTACGACGAAACATCAATTGTTGGATCGGGAATCGAAACGACAATGATTACAGGGCTGGACACGAGCGGCTTCTGGACGCATGACCCGAACGGAGACGGAATAAACCCGGCGGGACCATCGGTCGAGTCAGACTTGTCCGATTACGGACTTAGTCAATACTTCAACACAGACGTGTTGATCACTTTCGGAGGACTCGATGCAAACGATACCGTCACGTTCACTGACGGCGTTCTTTCTAGCATCGATCTGAATGTCCTGACAACGATGTCGTTCTACGGCGTTGACTATGACGGTACATTTGGTGTCTCGGGAAATCAACTGAGCTATCAAATCGATGATACAGAACAAATCTTTGGTTTCGACGGAAGAATCGTCGCAAATATGACCGGTACGGTAAACGCAATCTCAGCGGTGCCTGAACCTTCAAGTTTGGCTTTTCTTGGGTTCGTCGGCTTTGGCTATGTGGTTACACGCAGGCGCGTGCGAGCATACGGGTAA
- a CDS encoding ABC transporter ATP-binding protein: MTTNTDSESPVIVATALHKRYGRGDAFVEAISGVDLTASSEEFIAVMGTSGSGKSTLLQLLGGLERADSGSIHFEGNDICRMSDSAIVSLRRQSMGVVFQAYNLMPTLDAVDNVALPLLLAGMGRRTAVPIARDCLNDVGMSHRMGSRPAQLSGGEQQRVALARALVNQPKLILADEPTGSLDRKNTHAVCELLCDVASTAGRSTVVVTHDPAVADYADRVLTLEDGQIAERMPVGQT, from the coding sequence ATGACCACGAATACAGACAGCGAATCTCCGGTGATTGTGGCCACCGCGTTGCACAAGAGATACGGCCGTGGCGATGCGTTCGTTGAAGCGATTAGCGGGGTGGATTTGACGGCGAGCTCGGAAGAGTTTATCGCCGTGATGGGTACTTCGGGGTCTGGGAAGTCGACGCTGTTGCAGTTGCTCGGTGGTCTAGAGCGGGCGGATTCGGGAAGCATCCATTTTGAAGGAAACGACATCTGTCGCATGTCTGATTCGGCCATCGTTTCACTTCGTCGTCAATCGATGGGCGTGGTCTTTCAAGCCTACAACCTGATGCCGACCTTGGATGCCGTCGACAACGTCGCGTTGCCCTTGCTATTGGCAGGCATGGGCCGGCGCACGGCAGTTCCGATTGCACGGGATTGCTTAAATGATGTGGGAATGTCGCATCGAATGGGAAGTAGACCGGCTCAGCTTTCTGGCGGAGAGCAGCAGCGTGTCGCCTTGGCACGCGCGTTGGTGAATCAACCCAAGCTCATCCTGGCCGATGAACCGACCGGTAGTCTTGACCGAAAAAACACACATGCTGTTTGTGAGCTTCTTTGCGACGTCGCAAGTACCGCCGGACGGTCGACAGTTGTTGTCACGCACGATCCCGCTGTCGCCGACTATGCGGACCGAGTCCTGACCTTGGAAGACGGTCAGATCGCCGAACGCATGCCCGTGGGGCAGACATAG
- a CDS encoding ABC transporter permease, whose translation MRTPMGLMPTGAVTVLLRASVRSHRGRLLASAIAISFAASILLSALVGRRSLLDQAPRTADALLGRLELHLAATDSVHPYIDRALVEAMRADIRVAELHTAMTVRAVDMPGLESGGLDRESFNSMERGGMGGWISGRRDAYLAWDDGGPKGELSSGSWPASDGVDPIEIVVREGYALGLTLDSWRRLESDAGVFRGHVVGVAKSVDSPTYSHPEVRFMYRQISRAAAERLAGRKLPPSDARLTFGSVADRDSFKSNWAARVSQLPGHIEIWDNADIQRANRETSGAAASRTAVYTALLLSASFVVFIAVGVQGTSVRERTAQLSLLRALGATRGTLASVVFAEAGLLSVAGLTGAVAICWGLLALVNSYLPFLKLGAEPDLLSVFQTGGVVFASALIGSARPALVASYTSSVRGTASDSDPRTNLRLASKLASFAIGIGLISFVAISMTPAGTLDRARAAAWAGIPTLVIAAVLVTPLVIWLVCRVFVVPIAWLTRMPPLVLSNQVSGDGSRSAGAVLSISVGIGAFLWLMCWGASMLHSFMIDPAIPRWFVSIHPFGLDQDETEQILAASEFQGFQPLTLFDTRIRSEDESTVPTLVMGIDSERLQDEVTELPIRLIDGDHSKSISDLIDRHHCLLSDWYARSADVKVGDMITIDVPDIDGPTSRRYTVAAIVEMSGWRMMTKLNKVRLRGDKHQAMVVLDAETVRGDFPVAYANYLLGSPKPDSEGSISRYRSDLPKAEAHQLASRQREAVESALSKRIDLHRPIMYQPDGGTAVRLTQRIVQVDDLDRTRSELMGDWGAGVAKRMGWGPLMVLLLSLIAVSATLQESLRAHAFEIGVLRSCGLTRFGLLRLVLGESLLIGIAAVVIASLVGVTGAFILLEVSSIVGFRLDFAGIRPSFFVPWQWLWPGWVMTIFVCVFTALIAGWRISRRTPAGLMSGKLNLKIKDIA comes from the coding sequence ATGCGTACTCCGATGGGGTTGATGCCTACCGGTGCGGTCACGGTTCTATTGCGAGCCAGCGTGCGTTCCCATCGAGGGCGGCTGCTCGCAAGTGCTATCGCGATTTCTTTCGCAGCTAGCATTCTGCTTTCTGCTTTAGTGGGGCGACGATCGCTACTTGATCAAGCGCCGCGAACCGCAGATGCGCTGCTGGGGCGTCTCGAATTGCATCTGGCTGCGACCGACTCAGTTCATCCGTACATCGACAGAGCTTTGGTAGAGGCGATGCGCGCCGATATTCGGGTGGCTGAGTTGCATACGGCAATGACTGTCCGAGCGGTTGACATGCCGGGATTGGAGTCTGGCGGTTTGGATCGCGAGAGTTTCAACAGCATGGAACGCGGCGGGATGGGTGGATGGATATCCGGTCGCCGAGACGCGTATCTCGCCTGGGACGACGGTGGCCCCAAGGGAGAACTTTCGTCTGGAAGTTGGCCTGCATCTGATGGAGTGGACCCGATCGAGATCGTTGTGCGGGAGGGATATGCGTTAGGACTGACGCTCGACAGTTGGCGTCGTCTCGAAAGTGACGCAGGGGTGTTCCGTGGGCACGTGGTTGGGGTCGCCAAATCGGTGGACTCTCCGACCTATTCCCATCCCGAAGTGCGATTCATGTATCGTCAAATTAGTCGCGCGGCGGCGGAGAGACTTGCCGGTCGAAAATTGCCGCCTTCGGACGCTCGCCTCACCTTTGGCAGTGTCGCTGATCGGGATTCTTTCAAATCGAATTGGGCTGCGCGGGTCTCTCAGTTGCCGGGGCACATTGAGATTTGGGACAACGCCGATATTCAACGTGCCAATCGCGAAACATCGGGCGCTGCCGCTTCGCGAACCGCCGTTTATACGGCTTTACTGTTGTCGGCGTCGTTCGTCGTTTTTATTGCTGTCGGCGTGCAGGGGACGTCTGTGCGTGAGCGGACGGCTCAACTATCGCTACTGCGTGCTCTGGGGGCTACTCGCGGAACTCTAGCAAGCGTCGTCTTTGCCGAAGCTGGGCTGCTTTCCGTAGCGGGATTGACCGGAGCGGTTGCCATCTGTTGGGGCTTATTGGCACTGGTTAATTCCTACCTTCCATTTTTAAAACTTGGCGCCGAGCCGGACTTGCTTAGTGTTTTCCAAACGGGCGGCGTGGTCTTTGCAAGCGCCTTGATCGGAAGTGCCAGGCCGGCACTCGTTGCGAGCTATACGAGTTCGGTCAGGGGAACGGCGAGCGACTCTGATCCGAGAACCAATCTTCGTCTCGCGAGTAAGTTGGCTTCCTTTGCGATCGGAATCGGATTGATCTCGTTTGTCGCGATTTCGATGACTCCCGCGGGGACTCTTGATCGGGCACGAGCTGCCGCATGGGCCGGGATACCCACACTTGTAATCGCCGCGGTGCTCGTGACACCACTGGTGATTTGGCTGGTTTGCCGAGTGTTTGTCGTGCCGATCGCTTGGCTGACCCGTATGCCTCCCCTTGTCCTTTCCAACCAAGTTTCCGGTGATGGTTCTCGAAGCGCAGGTGCGGTGTTGTCGATTTCCGTCGGCATAGGTGCCTTCTTGTGGTTGATGTGCTGGGGGGCGTCCATGCTTCATTCATTTATGATTGATCCAGCGATTCCCCGGTGGTTCGTTTCAATCCATCCTTTCGGGTTGGATCAAGACGAGACCGAACAGATACTCGCCGCATCAGAGTTCCAAGGGTTTCAACCGCTGACATTATTCGATACCCGGATTCGGAGCGAAGACGAATCCACGGTGCCGACACTCGTCATGGGGATCGATTCGGAACGACTGCAAGACGAAGTGACCGAATTACCGATTCGTCTGATCGACGGCGACCATTCGAAGTCAATTTCGGACTTGATCGATCGCCATCATTGTTTGCTGAGTGATTGGTATGCCAGGAGCGCTGACGTGAAGGTCGGCGATATGATCACCATTGATGTTCCCGACATCGACGGTCCCACATCGCGCCGGTACACCGTCGCGGCGATCGTCGAAATGAGTGGCTGGCGAATGATGACGAAACTCAACAAAGTCCGTTTGCGTGGCGACAAACATCAGGCGATGGTCGTCCTGGATGCCGAGACGGTTCGCGGTGATTTCCCCGTCGCCTATGCGAACTACTTACTGGGTTCGCCCAAGCCCGACTCCGAGGGATCGATCTCACGCTACCGCAGTGACCTTCCAAAGGCTGAAGCCCATCAATTGGCCTCGCGCCAGCGCGAAGCGGTGGAATCGGCTCTGTCGAAGAGGATCGATCTACATCGCCCCATCATGTACCAACCCGATGGTGGGACTGCCGTTCGACTGACACAGCGAATCGTTCAAGTCGACGACCTTGATCGCACACGTTCTGAATTGATGGGTGATTGGGGGGCGGGAGTTGCGAAACGCATGGGATGGGGGCCATTGATGGTTCTGTTGCTGAGTCTGATCGCCGTTAGCGCAACGCTCCAGGAATCGCTTCGCGCCCACGCGTTTGAAATTGGAGTATTACGAAGCTGCGGACTCACTCGATTTGGACTGTTGCGGCTGGTATTGGGCGAAAGCCTGCTGATCGGAATCGCCGCGGTGGTGATTGCATCGTTGGTAGGTGTCACGGGGGCTTTCATCCTGTTGGAAGTGAGCAGCATTGTGGGGTTCCGCTTAGACTTCGCCGGAATTCGTCCTTCATTTTTCGTCCCCTGGCAGTGGCTGTGGCCCGGGTGGGTAATGACGATTTTTGTTTGTGTTTTCACAGCATTAATCGCTGGCTGGCGGATCAGCCGGCGAACACCGGCAGGCCTGATGTCGGGAAAGCTCAACTTGAAGATCAAGGACATCGCATGA